A genomic stretch from Solanum stenotomum isolate F172 chromosome 8, ASM1918654v1, whole genome shotgun sequence includes:
- the LOC125874243 gene encoding transcription factor PRE3-like isoform X1 — MSSRRSRSSRHSGGSRISEDQINDLVNKLQQLLPELRNRSSDKVSASRVLQDTCNYIKSLHREVDDLSDRLSELLESSDTTQAALIRSLLMQ; from the exons ATGTCTAGCAGAAGGTCAAGATCATCAAGACATTCAGGAGGATCAAGGATAAGTGAGGACCAAATCAATGATCTTGTTAACAAATTGCAACAACTTCTTCCTGAGCTCAGGAATAGATCCTCTGACAAG GTTTCAGCAAGTAGGGTGTTGCAAGATACATGCAATTACATAAAAAGTTTGCATAGAGAAGTTGATGATCTGAGTGACAGATTATCAGAATTATTGGAATCATCAGACACTACTCAAGCAGCTCTAATTAGAAGCCTACTTATGCAATAA